The following proteins are co-located in the Solanum pennellii chromosome 8, SPENNV200 genome:
- the LOC107027961 gene encoding ubiquinol oxidase 2, mitochondrial-like, with the protein MNRNAAVKMSELLMRQLRSEFLPRGGMVQIRHWSNMNTSSKTKEQKTHDQPLHTVADATNASGDKAKKIVSYWGVDPPKISKEDGTPWKWNSFRPWETYSADISIDVEKHHMPTNFMDKFAYWTVQSLKYPTYLFFQRRHMCHAMLLETVAAVPGMVGGMLLHCKSLRRFEHSGGWIKALLEEAENERMHLMTFIELSNPKWYERALVFAVQGVFVNAYFIAYLASPKLAHRIVGYLEEEAVNSYTEFLIDIEKGLFENSPAPAIAIDYWRLPADATLKDVVTVIRADEAHHRDLNHFASDIQCQGHELKDYPAPIGYH; encoded by the exons ATGAATCGTAATGCAGCAGTGAAAATGTCTGAATTACTTATGAGGCAATTACGGAGCGAATTTTTGCCCCGTGGAGGCATGGTACAAATTCGTCATTGGAGTAATATGAATACTTCTAgtaaaacaaaagaacaaaaaacaCATGATCAACCACTACACACGGTTGCTGATGCAACCAACGCCTCCGGCGACAAGGCTAAGAAAATTGTTAGCTATTGGGGGGTGGATCCTCCCAAAATCTCCAAGGAAGATGGTACACCATGGAAGTGGAACAGCTTTAGG CCATGGGAGACGTACTCAGCTGATATTTCAATTGATGTGGAGAAGCACCATATGCCTACCAATTTTATGGACAAGTTTGCTTATTGGACAGTCCAATCTTTAAAGTACCCCACCTACTTGTTTTTCCAG AGACGTCACATGTGTCATGCTATGTTACTAGAAACGGTTGCAGCCGTGCCAGGTATGGTAGGTGGTATGCTCCTCCACTGTAAATCCCTCCGTCGATTCGAGCACAGTGGTGGTTGGATCAAAGCCCTCCTCGAAGAAGCAGAGAACGAACGAATGCATCTCATGACCTTTATCGAATTATCAAATCCGAAATGGTACGAACGTGCATTAGTCTTTGCAGTTCAAGGCGTATTTGTCAATGCCTATTTCATTGCCTATTTGGCGTCCCCAAAATTGGCTCATCGAATTGTTGGTTACTTAGAAGAAGAAGCAGTAAATTCGTATACAGAGTTTTTGATCGATATAGAAAAGGGACTTTTCGAGAACTCGCCTGCACCGGCTATTGCTATTGACTATTGGCGTTTGCCGGCCGATGCAACGCTAAAAGATGTGGTTACTGTTATTAGGGCCGATGAGGCACATCATCGGGACCTAAATCACTTTGCTTCG GATATACAGTGTCAAGGGCATGAGTTGAAGGACTACCCTGCCCCAATTGGATATCATTGA
- the LOC107026877 gene encoding DNA-directed RNA polymerase III subunit rpc6-like: MSRSSEAAALKRKRPDSSTQGLVDAELVVLNVVKSKKNQGVWVADVKKEANIAPALVDKCLTSLVKKNLIKKVPSIQNKAKKYYMAVEYEPSEELTGGAWYSEGKLDKEFITVLRETCLKVIGMMKVATVEGIHDFLKKRKVVECCTSQQVGEILNSMVLDDSIIEVKSTGLGEYHSIPIGSVCYRIAVGVTSGPKTIGPMASIPCGACPRISVCTPDGIISPKTCVYFTKWLDIEF, translated from the coding sequence ATGAGTCGATCAAGTGAAGCAGCCGCCTTGAAGCGGAAAAGACCGGATTCATCTACTCAGGGACTTGTAGATGCTGAGCTTGTAGTGCTCAATGTggtcaaaagtaaaaaaaatcagGGTGTCTGGGTAGCAGATGTGAAAAAAGAGGCAAACATCGCGCCAGCTCTTGTCGATAAATGCCTTACTTCATTGgtgaagaagaacttgattaaAAAAGTCCCTAGTATCCAAAATAAGGCAAAGAAGTATTACATGGCTGTTGAGTATGAACCTTCCGAGGAACTGACTGGTGGAGCATGGTATTCCGAGGGAAAACTTGACAAGGAATTCATAACCGTTCTTAGAGAGACGTGCCTCAAGGTCATTGGAATGATGAAAGTTGCTACTGTGGAAGGAATCCACGACTTTTTGAAGAAGCGGAAAGTTGTTGAGTGTTGTACAAGTCAACAAGTCGGGGAAATCTTGAACTCTATGGTTCTAGACGATTCCATTATAGAGGTAAAGAGCACTGGATTGGGTGAATATCATTCTATTCCTATTGGATCTGTTTGTTACAGAATTGCAGTTGGAGTTACTTCAGGTCCGAAAACAATAGGGCCAATGGCTTCGATTCCATGTGGTGCTTGCCCTAGGATTAGTGTATGTACACCTGATGGAATTATATCTCCGAAAACCTGTGTCTACTTCACTAAATGGTTAGACATTGAATTCTGA
- the LOC107026876 gene encoding urea-proton symporter DUR3: protein MASCPPFQFSSKYYSVSGNDCVRQSSFFGGKPVLNQGVGYSVILGFGAFFAIFTSFLVWLEKRYVGSRHTSEWFNTAGRNVKTGLIASVIVSQWTWAATILQSSNVAWEYGISGPFWYASGATIQVLLFGVIAIEIKRKAPYAHTVCEIVKARWGTAAHLVFLGFCFLTNIIVTAMLLLGGSAVVNALTGVNIYAASFLIPLGVVVYTLAGGLKATFLASYIHSVIVHVVLVIFVYLVYAASSELGCPNIVYRRLLEVASKSRSCQEPISHVGQSCGPATGNFKGSYVTMLSSGGLVFGIINIVGNFGTVFVDNGYWVSAIAARPSSTHKGYLLGGLVWFTVPFSLATSLGLGALALDLPITASEASHGLVPPATAIALMGKAGSILLLTMLFMAVTSAGSSELIAVSSLCTYDIYRTYINPEASGKQILKVSRVVLGFGCFMGILAVILNKAGVSLGWMYLAMGVFIGSAVLPIAFMLLWRKANSFGAILGTVIGCLLGIITWLSVTKIEYGRIDLDTTGRNAPMLAGNLVSILTGGAIHAVCSFLRPQNYDWETTKQITVVEKEKSEVPPEEFREEKLNSAKAWIIKWGIGFTFVIVILWPILTLPVGQFSKGYFTFWAIISIVWGTVGSAVIIALPLMESWRTIQSVLNGMFTNDRVMGKLEDLNSKLNAFIVAMPEVERVYLLEKERSKKKEVAESDQIVASPSH from the exons ATGGCTTCCTGTCCACCTTTTCAATTTTCATCGAAATATTATAGTGTTTCTGGAAATGATTGTGTGAGGCAGAGCAGCTTTTTTGGAGGAAAACCTGTTCTTAATCAGGGTGTTGGCTACTCTGTCATTCTTGGTTTTGGAGCTTTTTTTGCAATCTTCACTTCTTTCTTG GTTTGGCTGGAAAAAAGATATGTTGGTTCGCGTCATACATCAGAATGGTTCAACACAGCTGGTAGAAATGTGAAAACAGGACTTATTGCAAGTGTAATTGTATCTCAG TGGACTTGGGCAGCTACAATCTTGCAAAGTTCTAATGTAGCTTGGGAGTATGGAATTAGTGGACCCTTTTGGTATGCAAGTGGAGCTACTATTCAG GTCCTCCTTTTTGGTGTGATCGCGATAGAGATCAAAAGAAAAGCCCCTTATGCTCATACTGTCTGTGAAATAGTAAAAGCAAG ATGGGGAACTGCTGCTCATCTGGTTTTTCTGGGGTTTTGCTTCTTGACAAACATTATAGTGACAGCCATGTTGCTTCTTGGTGGTTCTGCTGTCGTCAATGCACTCACTGGTGTTAACATATATGCTGCAAGTTTCCTTATCCCTCTCGGTGTTGTAGTTTACACCTTGGCTGGAGGGCTAAAAGCTACATTCTTGGCTAGCTATATACATTCCGTCATAG TACACGTGGTGTTAGTCATCTTTGTGTACCTAGTATACGCTGCAAGCAGTGAACTTGGCTGCCCAAACATCGTTTACAGACGTTTATTAGAAGTAGCAAGCAAGTCAAGAAGCTGTCAAGAGCCGATCTCTCATGTAGGACAATCTTGTGGCCCTGCTACTGGGAATTTCAAGGGGTCTTATGTTACTATGTTGAGTTCAGGTGGTCTTGTCTTTGGTATCATCAACATCGTTGGCAATTTTGGTACAGTTTTCGTTGACAAT GGATACTGGGTAAGTGCAATTGCTGCAAGACCATCATCAACACATAAGGGCTATTTGTTGGGTGGTCTAGTTTGGTTTACTGTGCCATTTTCCTTGGCAACATCACTAGGTCTTGGAGCACTGGCTCTTGATCTACCGATAACAGCAAGTGAGGCTAGCCACGGACTTGTTCCTCCAGCTACAGCTATTGCTTTGATGGGGAAAGCAGGATCAATTCTTCTCCTCACAATGCTCTTTAT GGCTGTCACATCTGCTGGTTCCTCTGAGCTTATCGCGGTCTCTTCATTATGTACATATGACATTTATCGTACATACATCAATCCAGAAGCAAGTGGAAAACAAATCCTAAAAGTTTCAAGAGTTGTCTTAGGCTTTGGCTGTTTCATGGGCATTTTAGCAGTAATTTTGAACAAGGCTGGTGTTTCTCTAGGTTGGATGTATTTAGCTATGGGAGTTTTCATAGGATCAGCTGTTCTCCCAATAGCCTTCATGCTTTTATGGCGAAAAGCAAATAGTTTTGGTGCAATCCTAGGGACAGTTATTGGCTGTTTATTAGGTATTATCACTTGGTTATCGGTCACTAAGATAGAGTATGGAAGGATAGATCTTGACACAACTGGTAGAAATGCACCAATGCTAGCTGGTAACCTTGTTTCCATACTTACTGGTGGAGCTATTCATGCTGTTTGCAGCTTTTTAAGACCTCAGAATTATGATTGGGAGACTACCAAACAGATCACTGTGGTTGAAAAGGAAAAGAGTGAAGTGCCACCTGAAGAATTCAGAGAGGAAAAACTCAACAGTGCCAAAGCATGGATAATCAAATGGGGCATCGGTTTCACATTCGTGATAGTAATTCTCTGGCCTATTCTTACACTTCCTGTGG GGCAATTTAGCAAGGGATACTTCACATTCTGGGCTATAATATCTATCGTATGGGGCACAGTTGGATCAGCAGTGATTATCGCTTTGCCATTGATGGAAAGCTGGAGAACAATCCAAAGTGTGCTTAATGGGATGTTTACAAATGACAGAGTTATGGGAAAATTAGAAGACTTGAACTCCAAACTGAATGCATTTATTGTAGCAATGCCTGAAGTAGAGAGGGTGTATTTACTTGAGAAAGAAAGAAGCAAGAAAAAGGAAGTAGCAGAATCTGATCAGATTGTTGCTTCACCAAGTCATTGA
- the LOC114073869 gene encoding receptor kinase-like protein Xa21 has protein sequence MNNFEGRIPQSFGYLVALAYLDLSANNLSGMIPESLVNLKQLSYLNVSFNALTGKIPNGGPFANLTAESFMGNAELCGTSQFNVAECRTGGMKSKNKRRDLTFVLASVAVALVVTTLFMVWFLKYRKRSRQLPIPDLIGQSHQRISYYEVVRGTNNFDEANLIGRGGLGLVYKGTLQDGIIVAVKVFNAEVQDAFRRFDLECEILRNIRHRNLVKVISSCANLDFKALVLEYMPNGSLDAWLYSHNNFFDLNQRLRVMIDVASAMEYLHEGHSFVVVHCDLKPSNILLDGDMVARVGDFGISKLMTADKLIAQTKTLGTIGYMAPEYGSEGLVSTMGDVYSYGIMLMETFTRKKPMDDLFVGELSLKRWVFESFPDRVMDVVDANLYSRQDEQFSSKETCIKLVMELALQCTSESPQERVSMKDVLVRLNKIQTNFLHCPTRSQNRM, from the exons ATGAACAATTTTGAAGGTCGTATACCTCAATCATTCGGATACCTGGTTGCTCTTGCATACTTGGATTTATCCGCAAATAACCTTTCAGGTATGATCCCCGAGTCTCTGGTGAATCTTAAACAACTTAGCTATCTTAATGTGTCTTTCAATGCACTCACTGGTAAGATTCCAAATGGAGGACCTTTTGCAAATTTGACAGCTGAATCTTTCATGGGGAATGCTGAATTGTGTGGAACGTCTCAATTCAATGTGGCGGAATGCAGAACTGGTGGcatgaaaagtaaaaacaaaaggAGGGATTTAACTTTTGTTCTTGCATCAGTTGCAGTAGCATTAGTAGTCACAACTCTTTTCATGGTTTGGTTTCTGAAATACCGAAAAAGAAGCAGACAACTTCCTATACCAGATTTGATTGGTCAATCCCATCAGAGGATCTCTTACTATGAAGTTGTTCGAGGGACAAACAACTTTGATGAAGCCAATTTGATTGGCAGGGGAGGTCTTGGTCTAGTGTACAAAGGGACACTCCAAGATGGAATTATTGTTGCTGTGAAGGTTTTCAACGCGGAAGTACAAGATGCATTTAGAAGATTTGATTTGGAGTGTGAGATTTTGCGCAACATTCGCCATAGAAATCTTGTTAAGGTGATAAGCAGTTGTGCTAATCTTGATTTTAAAGCATTGGTTCTAGAGTACATGCCAAATGGAAGCCTTGATGCTTGGCTTTACTCTCACAACAACTTTTTCGATTTAAATCAAAGATTGAGGGTCATGATTGATGTGGCTTCTGCAATGGAATATTTACATGAAGGTCattcttttgttgttgtacACTGTGATCTAAAACCAAGTAACATACTTTTGGATGGAGACATGGTTGCAAGAGTCGGCGACTTTGGTATATCCAAACTTATGACAGCTGATAAATTGATAGCACAAACGAAAACGTTAGGCACTATTGGCTACATGGCACCAG AATATGGATCAGAAGGCTTAGTGTCAACCATGGGAGATGTTTACAGCTATGGTATCATGTTAATGGAAACATTTACTAGAAAGAAGCCCATGGACGATCTTTTCGTTGGAGAACTCAGCTTGAAGAGATGGGTGTTTGAATCATTCCCCGATAGAGTGATGGATGTAGTGGATGCTAATCTATACTCAAGACAGGATGAGCAGTTTTCATCCAAAGAAACTTGCATTAAGTTGGTAATGGAATTGGCCTTACAATGTACATCTGAATCACCTCAAGAGAGAGTCAGTATGAAAGATGTCCTTGTAAGACTCAACAAGATTCAAACCAACTTCTTGCATTGTCCAACAAGAAGCCAAAATAGAATGTAA
- the LOC107028287 gene encoding LRR receptor-like serine/threonine-protein kinase EFR, translated as MSSSRTNFTDESALLAFIEQITNDPDETLSKNWTQGTEVCSWIGVSCSTRHHRVVSLNLKSLRLTGSIPKEIGNLSFLSFLDFGNNTFNGVIPNELGRLTRLKYLSLQMNNLTGEIPQSLGLLSRLQVLDLSDNDLYGYVPSSIFNISSLKIIDLNLNDLSGNLPNDMCSNLPMLQYLFISKNGLAGELPSHLDKCTQLLALSLSYNRFTGNLPRDMWNMSKLQDMYLGWNKLTGNIPSEIQNLPAIQHLSLRNNELVGNLSPTMGNLSTLVMIDIGANNLHGNIPTEFAKLVNLKEIYLGSNNISGQIPNSLYNISGLEQIALAVNDLSGTLPSNFAHNFPNLTGLYLGLNQFSGKIPSSICNVSKLNFLDLGHNFFSGDVPMNLGNLQQLQVINLQWNQLTNDPSTRELGFLTLLSSCKHLKRIQLGHNLLRGTFPKSLAFSNWSNSLETFIASGNDITGEIPVEISKLSNLVWLGIEKNGLSGSIPHELGNMGRLQKLTLRENKISGTIPESLCNMEE; from the exons ATGTCTTCTTCAAGGACAAACTTTACTGATGAATCAGCTCTGTTAGCCTTCATAGAACAAATAACCAATGACCCCGATGAAACTCTGTCAAAAAACTGGACACAAGGGACTGAAGTTTGCAGTTGGATTGGTGTTTCTTGTAGCACACGGCATCATAGAGTTGTCTCACTAAACCTCAAGAGTCTAAGATTAACAGGCTCCATTCCGAAAGAAATAGGGAACCTTTCCTTCCTTAGTTTCTTGGATTTTGGCAATAACACTTTTAATGGTGTAATTCCCAATGAACTTGGACGTCTAACGAGACTCAAGTACTTGTCCTTGCAAATGAATAATCTCACCGGTGAAATCCCACAAAGCCTTGGATTGCTCTCGAGGCTTCAAGTGCTGGATCTTTCTGATAATGACCTATATGGATATGTTCCATCGTCTATCTTCAATATCTCTTCTTTAAAGATCATTGATTTAAATTTGAATGATCTTAGTGGGAATTTGCCAAATGACATGTGCAGTAATCTCCCAATGCTGCAATATTTATTCATCAGTAAAAATGGCTTAGCGGGTGAACTTCCGAGTCATTTAGATAAATGCACCCAACTTTTAGCTCTGTCCTTGTCTTATAACAGATTCACAG GAAATTTACCCCGAGACATGTGGAACATGTCAAAGCTTCAAGATATGTATCTTGGATGGAATAAATTGACAG GAAACATACCAAGTGAAATTCAGAATCTTCCAGCAATTCAACATCTAAGTCTTCGAAATAATGAATTGGTCGGAAATCTTTCACCTACAATGGGGAATTTGTCGACATTGGTGATGATAGATATTGGTGCTAATAATCTTCATGGAAACATTCCTACAGAATTTGCAAAACTTGTTAATCTGAAGGAAATATATCTTGGTTCAAACAATATATCAGGTCAAATTCCTAACTCTCTCTATAACATTTCTGGGTTAGAACAGATCGCTCTTGCAGTGAATGATCTTTCTGGAACTCTACCTTCTAACTTTGCCCATAACTTTCCAAATCTTACTGGCCTTTATCTTGGGTTGAACCAATTTAGTGGGAAAATTCCTAGCTCCATTTGTAATGTCTCCAAGCTCAATTTCCTTGATTTGGGCCACAATTTTTTTAGTGGGGATGTGCCGATGAATCTTGGAAATCTACAGCAGCTTCAAGTGATCAACTTGCAGTGGAATCAACTGACAAATGATCCCTCCACAAGGGAATTAGGTTTCCTTACTTTGCTATCGAGCTGCAAGCACTTGAAGCGTATACAACTAGGACATAATTTATTAAGAGGGACTTTTCCGAAGTCCTTAGCCTTCAGTAATTGGTCTAATTCTCTTGAAACATTCATCGCCTCTGGAAACGATATCACAGGTGAAATCCCTGTTGAAATCAGTAAGTTGAGTAACTTGGTGTGGTTAGGCATTGAAAAGAATGGTTTGAGTGGTTCAATTCCTCATGAATTGGGAAACATGGGCAGATTGCAGAAGTTGACACTTcgggaaaataaaataagtggtACCATACCAGAAAGCTTATGCAATATGGAG GAATAG